One segment of Sphingomonas qomolangmaensis DNA contains the following:
- a CDS encoding LptF/LptG family permease, translated as MARLIAVPLFSTLVIAAMLLVLDRMLRLFDFVATEGGPVSVVWKMLANLLPEYLGLGIPIGLLLGILLAFRKLAASSELDVLQGVGMSYWRLLRVPYFYTIVLAALNLAIVGYVQPTARYAYEELRFELRSGALGASIKVGEFTSFGADMTMRIEDSRDSGRDLSGIFVNFRDKEGGWYAASAEKGQFLATDDPNTILFRLTRGTLVHNSPGFVRPRVLTFTSHDLPIPLPEFGRFRARGDRNLERTLPELVRLGGDDDASPELRNTSRAAFHFRVVEVATMFLLPLLALALGVPAKRSGSALGVFLSIVMIVTYHKVNEYGEAVGGLGRVDPIIALWVPFALFAALVGWMYYQIAYVPGGQPIGGLERVAGKLVKAVTSRLPGRRRTA; from the coding sequence ATGGCACGCCTGATCGCGGTGCCGCTGTTTTCGACGCTGGTGATCGCGGCGATGCTGCTGGTGCTCGACCGGATGCTCCGATTGTTCGACTTCGTCGCGACCGAGGGCGGGCCGGTAAGCGTCGTCTGGAAGATGCTCGCCAATCTGCTGCCCGAATATTTGGGCTTGGGCATTCCGATCGGGCTGCTGCTCGGCATCCTGCTGGCGTTCCGCAAGCTGGCCGCCTCGTCCGAGCTCGACGTGCTCCAGGGCGTCGGCATGAGCTATTGGCGGCTGCTGCGCGTGCCGTATTTCTACACCATCGTGCTGGCGGCGCTGAACCTGGCGATTGTCGGCTATGTCCAGCCGACCGCGCGCTATGCCTACGAAGAACTCCGCTTCGAGCTGCGATCGGGCGCGCTCGGCGCGTCGATCAAGGTCGGCGAATTCACCAGCTTCGGCGCTGACATGACGATGCGGATCGAGGACAGCCGCGACAGCGGCCGCGACCTCTCGGGCATCTTCGTCAATTTTCGCGACAAGGAGGGCGGCTGGTACGCCGCCTCCGCCGAGAAGGGCCAGTTCCTCGCGACCGACGATCCGAACACGATCCTGTTTCGCCTGACGCGCGGCACGCTGGTGCATAATTCACCCGGCTTCGTGCGCCCGCGCGTGCTGACCTTCACCAGCCATGATTTGCCGATCCCGCTGCCCGAATTCGGGCGCTTCCGCGCGCGCGGCGACCGCAATCTCGAGCGCACCCTGCCCGAGCTGGTGCGGCTGGGCGGTGACGACGATGCCAGCCCCGAGCTTCGCAACACCAGCCGCGCGGCGTTCCACTTCCGCGTGGTCGAGGTGGCGACGATGTTCCTGCTGCCGCTGCTCGCGCTCGCGCTCGGCGTTCCCGCCAAAAGGTCGGGATCCGCGCTGGGCGTCTTCCTGTCGATCGTGATGATCGTCACCTATCACAAGGTGAACGAATATGGCGAAGCGGTGGGCGGGCTCGGCCGCGTCGATCCGATCATTGCGCTTTGGGTACCCTTTGCCCTGTTCGCCGCCTTGGTCGGCTGGATGTATTATCAGATCGCCTATGTCCCCGGCGGCCAGCCGATCGGCGGACTCGAACGCGTGGCGGGCAAGCTGGTGAAGGCAGTGACCAGCCGCCTGCCCGGCCGGCGCCGGACCGCTTGA